TTATCTTTCTCCTTTTATTTGTGATTATCTATGAGTTTTTTTATCTCCAGTAATCTGTGTTGCCACTCCATTTTTTAGTAGATATGCCTGTCCAAATCCCTTTACATATCTTCCATCAACTACATTTAATTTTACTAAATGGAAGTCCTCCATTTTTCTTACTATTTTAAATGTCTCTCCAACACTTTTTTCAAATAGATCCATTATCTCTTCAAATCTCTCATCTCTCGGTAAGAATTCTGCTGTTACATTGAATCTAGCTCTCTTACGTGCAATTACTGAAAGAGCTTCTTTCTCCTCTTGTAAAAACATAATCTCAAATTTTTGCTCATTCTCTGTTAAATTTGTATAGTGATCTCCTATTTCACTAATATATATATAGTGTTCTCCATCTATCTTTAGATGTGGTGCATATGTAACATCCACCTCTCCATCTTTTGATACTGTTCCTAATATTACAGATTTAAAGCTATTTACAAACTCTTCTGTCTCTTTTATTATCTCTGTTGAATCAAATTTTATTTCTCTCATCATATTTTTCACTTCTCCATTTATTTGTATTACTAAATTATTGACATTGAAATTATATTATACCTTACTAAAAAAGTCAAGTTTTATTTTAAAAAAAGAGAAAACATTACTTTATTTCTAAAAGCAAGGTTTTCTCTTCTAATCTCAATTATTCTCCTATTTTTTTAGGTTTTATCCATTCAGAACTTTTTCCCATATTGTAGTTCTTTATAAATTCCTCTTTAAACTCTGTAAATCTATCCTCTAAAATCGCTTTTCTTGCATCTTTCATCAATTTTAATAGGAAATATAGGTTATGGTATGTTGCAAGTCTCTGCCCTAAAATCTCCTCTGCTTTAAATAGATGTCTTATGTATCCTCTCTTGTAGTTTCTACATACATAACAATCACAATCCTCATCTAAAGGTCTATCATCTTCAGAGTACATAGCATTTTTTATTACCAATCTTCCATATTTTGTAAATACAGTACCATGTCTTCCTATTCTAGTTGGCTGTACACAATCCATCATATCTATTCCTGACTCTACAGCCTCTAACATATCAAGTGGCTCTCCTACTCCCATCAAGTATCTAGGCTTATCCTCTGGACACTTCTCTACAATGTAATCCAATATTCTATACATATCCTCTCTTGGTTCTCCTACAGCTAAACCACCAATAGCATATCCTGAAAAATGTTCGTCCATTTCACTTAATTCATTTAAGCTCTTATCTCTTAAATCCTCATATATTCCCCCTTGAACAATTGCAAATAGCCCTTGCTCATCTGGTCTTCTATGAGCTTCTATACATCTTTTTGCCCATCTTGTAGTTCTTTCAATAGAGGGTATTATATACTCTCTTGAAGATAGTCCTGGTGG
This region of Fusobacterium sp. SYSU M8D902 genomic DNA includes:
- a CDS encoding pyridoxamine 5'-phosphate oxidase family protein, yielding MMREIKFDSTEIIKETEEFVNSFKSVILGTVSKDGEVDVTYAPHLKIDGEHYIYISEIGDHYTNLTENEQKFEIMFLQEEKEALSVIARKRARFNVTAEFLPRDERFEEIMDLFEKSVGETFKIVRKMEDFHLVKLNVVDGRYVKGFGQAYLLKNGVATQITGDKKTHR
- the tgt gene encoding tRNA guanosine(34) transglycosylase Tgt, with amino-acid sequence MTKKLPVTYELQKKVGKARAGKITTPHGEIETPVFMPVGTQATVKAMTPEELEAIGSQIILGNTYHLYLRPSDELVAKFGGLHKFMNWNKPILTDSGGFQVFSLGALRKITEEGVKFSSHLDGSKHFLTPEKSINIQNNLGSDIVMLFDECPPGLSSREYIIPSIERTTRWAKRCIEAHRRPDEQGLFAIVQGGIYEDLRDKSLNELSEMDEHFSGYAIGGLAVGEPREDMYRILDYIVEKCPEDKPRYLMGVGEPLDMLEAVESGIDMMDCVQPTRIGRHGTVFTKYGRLVIKNAMYSEDDRPLDEDCDCYVCRNYKRGYIRHLFKAEEILGQRLATYHNLYFLLKLMKDARKAILEDRFTEFKEEFIKNYNMGKSSEWIKPKKIGE